The Edaphobacter sp. 12200R-103 genome contains a region encoding:
- a CDS encoding MoxR family ATPase: MATFADLSSDAAELQQRVERFHTVRENILRQVREVIVGQQEVIDQILTALFVGGHCLMTGLPGTAKTLMVRTIAEALGLDFRRIQFTPDLMPSDITGTDIIEEDLATGHRKWTFVPGPVFGNILLADEINRTPPKTQSALLEAMQEHSCTVRGHIYPLPEPFFVLATQNPIELEGTYPLPEAQLDRFLFNAVLDYLTPEEELKVLDLTTTTQTPKVEAVTTAEELLDFQQLVRMVPIATSVGRYVVDLVRATRPKSDNAPDFIRKYVSYGGSVRAAQYIVLAAKARALSRRRFHVTYEDITSLATPILRHRILLNFHADSERIDTDDILQRLLAHLLPPKEE, translated from the coding sequence ATGGCCACTTTTGCCGATCTCAGTTCAGACGCAGCCGAACTCCAGCAACGGGTGGAGCGCTTTCACACCGTTCGTGAAAACATCCTGCGCCAGGTGCGCGAGGTTATCGTCGGTCAGCAGGAAGTAATCGACCAGATATTGACTGCACTCTTTGTCGGTGGCCACTGCCTCATGACTGGCCTGCCCGGAACTGCGAAGACACTGATGGTACGAACCATTGCAGAGGCGCTGGGGCTGGACTTCCGCCGCATTCAGTTCACTCCTGACCTGATGCCTTCTGACATCACAGGGACAGACATCATCGAAGAAGACCTGGCGACAGGCCATCGGAAGTGGACCTTCGTTCCCGGCCCCGTCTTCGGCAATATATTGCTGGCAGACGAGATCAACCGTACGCCTCCAAAGACGCAGTCAGCCCTGCTTGAAGCAATGCAGGAACACTCATGCACCGTGCGAGGGCATATCTATCCCCTGCCTGAGCCTTTCTTCGTCCTTGCCACTCAAAACCCGATCGAGCTCGAGGGCACCTATCCCCTTCCCGAGGCGCAGCTTGATCGTTTCCTGTTCAACGCAGTTCTCGACTATCTCACGCCGGAGGAAGAGCTGAAGGTCCTTGATCTCACGACGACAACACAAACCCCAAAGGTCGAGGCAGTTACTACTGCGGAAGAACTGCTTGATTTTCAACAACTGGTCAGAATGGTTCCGATAGCGACCTCAGTCGGGCGTTATGTCGTCGATCTTGTTCGAGCCACGCGGCCCAAGAGCGATAATGCGCCAGACTTTATCAGGAAGTACGTCAGTTATGGCGGAAGCGTCCGTGCGGCCCAGTACATCGTGCTTGCGGCCAAGGCCCGTGCTCTTTCCAGAAGACGATTTCATGTGACCTATGAAGACATAACTTCGCTCGCAACTCCCATCTTGCGCCACCGCATTCTCCTCAACTTCCATGCAGACTCTGAGCGAATCGACACGGACGATATTCTCCAGCGTCTCCTCGCCCACTTACTGCCTCCCAAGGAGGAGTGA